From Staphylothermus hellenicus DSM 12710, a single genomic window includes:
- a CDS encoding glycosidase: protein MYKYAGRFKRAVGFSEASSIRRYETTDIVRRLGVIAPNRVYLNNYPISNPIAVFNSALAVDEEDIILYARIIVGYFMYVSAIVAIRVPLEDIYSGSGDININYYAGQPVIYPSTKYDLWGTEDPRVYEIDGKLYMTYTGRTVNYFNQRIGRERTLPVTAVEHERYYKWKKIHVYVFPPGLREHVVSNKDAFLAKLDNDLLLFHRPHMDDDGFYLLASRVGLEELYSVSEQVREVVLRDTIWVADKANFESKIGWSTPPIKLKENEIVALLHGIDYELEAYRLFAIQLEYSRSEGIIVKAVTPTYIMEPKLLYEIFGDRPYTIFPCGLWRLSRDKILISYGAGDYMIGLGEIDLNELLSMLDKGRIY, encoded by the coding sequence ATGTATAAGTATGCTGGTCGTTTTAAGAGGGCTGTTGGCTTCTCTGAAGCATCTAGTATTAGGCGTTATGAGACAACTGATATTGTTCGTCGTCTGGGTGTTATTGCTCCTAATCGTGTCTATTTGAATAATTATCCTATTAGTAATCCTATAGCTGTTTTTAATTCTGCTCTAGCTGTTGATGAGGAGGATATTATATTATATGCTAGGATAATAGTTGGTTATTTCATGTATGTTTCAGCAATTGTTGCGATCAGGGTTCCTTTAGAAGATATTTACTCGGGTTCAGGAGATATCAACATAAACTATTATGCTGGTCAACCAGTGATTTATCCATCTACAAAATATGATTTATGGGGTACGGAGGATCCTAGGGTTTACGAGATTGATGGTAAACTATACATGACATATACTGGTAGAACAGTGAATTATTTTAATCAACGTATCGGTAGGGAGAGAACTCTGCCTGTTACAGCTGTTGAACATGAAAGATACTATAAGTGGAAAAAGATACATGTATATGTTTTTCCTCCTGGGCTGAGAGAGCATGTTGTAAGTAATAAGGATGCTTTCTTAGCAAAGCTAGACAATGATCTATTATTGTTTCATAGGCCGCACATGGATGATGATGGTTTCTACTTGTTAGCTAGTAGGGTAGGCTTAGAAGAGCTATATAGTGTTTCTGAACAAGTTAGAGAAGTAGTGCTACGGGATACTATATGGGTAGCTGATAAAGCCAATTTTGAAAGCAAAATAGGGTGGTCAACACCGCCAATAAAGCTTAAAGAAAATGAAATAGTTGCTCTACTACACGGTATAGACTATGAGCTAGAAGCATATAGGCTCTTCGCAATACAACTAGAATACTCGAGGAGTGAAGGCATAATTGTGAAAGCTGTTACACCAACATATATTATGGAGCCAAAACTACTATACGAAATATTCGGTGACAGACCCTACACTATATTCCCATGCGGGCTATGGAGGCTTAGCAGAGACAAGATACTAATAAGCTATGGGGCTGGAGACTATATGATAGGCCTTGGAGAAATAGATCTAAATGAGCTTCTAAGCATGCTGGATAAGGGACGCATATATTAG
- a CDS encoding class I SAM-dependent methyltransferase: MTKNTSEYCWEKYGDLMEKTIEWFRTKGSRYRAKPWKQLFIEKYSHGTVLDLGGGIASTSRYYLDKKIIEKLVIVDLAEKPLLSIKNTNIFTIKICGDILEYIFLENYFDTIYLLAVLHHIPGKECRIELLKNIKQMLRRNGYLIITVWNPDIDALKKKYMIKTLESEKDILICDSVGCRYYHLYSVEELCNEIRFIEMEIVEKGYFYQNIKQKNLTCNIYVVAKKK, encoded by the coding sequence ATGACTAAGAATACATCGGAATACTGCTGGGAAAAATACGGAGACCTAATGGAGAAAACAATAGAATGGTTTAGAACAAAAGGATCAAGATATAGAGCTAAGCCGTGGAAACAATTATTCATCGAAAAATATAGTCATGGAACAGTATTGGATCTAGGCGGAGGAATAGCTTCAACTTCGAGATACTATTTGGATAAGAAAATAATAGAAAAACTAGTAATCGTGGACTTAGCTGAGAAACCACTACTAAGTATTAAGAACACCAATATATTCACCATAAAGATTTGCGGAGACATATTAGAATACATTTTTTTAGAAAACTATTTCGACACAATATATTTACTAGCAGTCCTCCACCACATCCCAGGCAAAGAATGCAGAATAGAATTGTTAAAAAACATAAAACAAATGCTCAGAAGGAATGGATACCTAATAATTACTGTTTGGAACCCCGATATTGATGCTTTAAAGAAAAAATACATGATCAAAACCTTGGAGTCCGAGAAAGACATATTGATATGTGATAGTGTAGGCTGTAGATATTATCACCTATATAGTGTCGAAGAACTATGCAACGAGATAAGATTTATAGAGATGGAAATTGTTGAGAAGGGATATTTTTACCAAAACATTAAACAGAAAAACCTAACCTGCAACATATACGTGGTTGCTAAGAAAAAATAA
- the glmS gene encoding glutamine--fructose-6-phosphate transaminase (isomerizing) has translation MGGIFGVICREKIRGRVVFEGLRRLLYRGYDGVGVAFLDDMGNIVVRKKPGHLEKIADEGLFNISSRIVLGHTRYASRGWPTIENTHPLTDCTGKIAVVGDGLIENYEAYKEELVRKGHSFASRTDTEVYAHLLEEAVFRERRDPLEATARYMRELRGMYGIAAIIAGKESFYVAHNGQPLVVGLTHSNECVYLSSDIPSLYGYADEALILEEGMAAEISIDNIRIINAENMEPTSIEKLIRKRVKYQVELVGKAGYPHYMLKEIYEIPDSMVRTTYSLMEKYLRLAAMIIYGAKNVYVIGNGTSLHAGMVSSYYFTDLANINVNVVSAAEFPYYALKNVSTGTVIIAISQSGETSDVIKSVKLAKQYGAVIIGVTNVVGSRLSLESNVYLPIGAGPELAVPATKTFVSSLVALALLAGYTGLYTGKLSRDEYAGITEKIRGTAKALRKDLKVYDNTAEKIAEKLLGWRNMYVSSSGINYPVALEASLKFKEASIIHAEGVQLGELRHGPLVLIRDNYPVIIIKPIEEEALPLYNRVAEYVLSKNGFLVTITHDETGYGEVVKVKPTHKILSPITTIIPLQLIAYHLGVKQGYPVDTPPGLAKAITT, from the coding sequence GTGGGGGGAATATTTGGTGTTATTTGTAGGGAGAAGATCCGTGGGAGAGTAGTGTTTGAGGGGCTTAGACGCCTCCTCTACCGAGGCTATGATGGTGTCGGCGTAGCTTTTCTTGATGATATGGGCAATATAGTTGTTAGGAAGAAGCCTGGGCATCTTGAAAAGATTGCTGATGAAGGCCTATTTAATATTTCATCGAGAATAGTGCTGGGGCATACAAGATATGCTAGTCGTGGATGGCCAACCATTGAGAATACTCATCCTCTAACTGATTGTACCGGGAAGATCGCTGTTGTGGGGGATGGTTTAATTGAAAACTATGAGGCTTACAAGGAAGAACTGGTTAGGAAAGGACACAGCTTCGCATCTAGAACGGATACAGAGGTTTATGCTCATTTATTAGAGGAAGCTGTGTTTAGGGAGAGAAGAGATCCTTTGGAAGCTACTGCTAGGTATATGCGTGAGCTCCGAGGCATGTATGGTATCGCAGCCATTATTGCTGGGAAGGAATCATTCTATGTTGCTCATAATGGTCAACCCCTTGTTGTCGGGTTAACTCATAGTAATGAATGTGTTTATTTATCAAGCGATATTCCAAGTCTATATGGTTATGCTGATGAAGCATTAATACTTGAGGAGGGTATGGCTGCTGAGATAAGCATAGATAATATCAGGATTATTAATGCTGAAAACATGGAGCCAACAAGTATTGAGAAATTGATTAGGAAGAGAGTGAAATACCAAGTAGAACTAGTTGGAAAAGCAGGGTATCCACATTATATGTTGAAGGAAATATATGAAATACCAGACTCTATGGTCAGGACAACATATTCATTGATGGAGAAATATCTACGATTAGCAGCAATGATAATCTATGGTGCTAAAAACGTATATGTTATTGGTAATGGTACAAGTCTTCATGCAGGAATGGTTTCATCATATTACTTCACTGATCTAGCAAATATAAATGTCAATGTAGTGAGTGCGGCTGAATTCCCCTATTATGCTTTGAAAAATGTTTCAACCGGCACGGTCATTATAGCTATTAGTCAGAGTGGGGAAACAAGCGATGTTATTAAGAGTGTAAAGCTTGCTAAGCAGTATGGAGCAGTAATTATAGGAGTCACAAACGTTGTTGGTTCTCGTCTCTCGCTCGAATCAAATGTTTATTTACCAATAGGTGCTGGCCCTGAATTAGCTGTTCCTGCAACAAAAACTTTTGTGTCAAGCCTTGTCGCACTAGCTTTACTTGCTGGATATACTGGATTATATACTGGTAAGCTTAGCCGAGACGAATATGCAGGGATCACGGAGAAAATACGTGGGACAGCTAAAGCATTAAGAAAAGATCTAAAGGTCTATGATAATACTGCGGAAAAGATCGCTGAGAAACTGTTAGGGTGGAGAAACATGTATGTATCAAGTAGTGGAATAAATTATCCCGTAGCACTAGAGGCTTCTCTAAAATTTAAGGAAGCATCCATAATACATGCAGAAGGTGTTCAGTTAGGTGAGCTAAGACATGGACCGCTGGTTCTTATAAGAGATAATTATCCAGTAATTATAATAAAGCCTATTGAGGAAGAAGCTTTACCTCTATATAATAGGGTTGCTGAATATGTATTATCAAAGAACGGTTTCCTAGTAACAATCACACACGATGAAACAGGCTATGGCGAAGTAGTTAAGGTTAAACCCACCCATAAAATATTATCGCCAATAACCACTATTATCCCCTTACAACTCATAGCATATCATCTAGGAGTAAAACAGGGATACCCAGTAGATACACCGCCCGGACTAGCCAAGGCAATAACTACATAA